A DNA window from Mycolicibacter hiberniae contains the following coding sequences:
- a CDS encoding ABC transporter ATP-binding protein: MTSDRASAVQVRGLCKSYGRLRAVHDLDLDIYAAEIFAILGPNGAGKSTTIEILEGHRKRDSGRVSVLGQDPGSAGRGWRARIGIVLQETSDFGMLTVQETVNMFAKCYGTARTSGELLELVGLASTSGSRVRTLSGGQRRRLDVALGIIGRPELLFLDEPTTGFDPEARRQFWDLIRLLSCDGTTIVLTTHYLEEAAALADRVAVVAGGRLAALDSPAHLTAHVASAATVRWIQDDVLHEQQTDRPTELIRRLSAGGGELAQLTVTRPTLEDAYLGLIEGN; encoded by the coding sequence ATGACCTCGGATCGGGCGTCAGCGGTGCAGGTACGGGGCCTGTGCAAAAGCTACGGGCGCCTGCGCGCCGTGCACGACCTGGATCTCGACATCTATGCCGCCGAGATCTTCGCCATCCTCGGTCCCAACGGTGCCGGAAAATCGACGACCATCGAGATTCTGGAAGGCCACCGCAAACGCGACTCCGGGCGGGTCAGCGTCCTGGGGCAGGATCCAGGTTCCGCGGGACGCGGCTGGCGCGCCAGAATCGGGATCGTCCTTCAGGAAACCAGTGACTTCGGGATGCTGACGGTCCAGGAAACCGTAAACATGTTCGCGAAATGCTATGGCACGGCGCGAACGTCGGGGGAACTGCTGGAACTGGTCGGGCTCGCCAGTACCTCCGGTTCGCGGGTCCGAACGCTGTCCGGCGGGCAGCGTCGCCGGCTGGATGTGGCGCTGGGGATCATCGGCCGACCGGAGCTGCTCTTTCTGGACGAGCCGACCACGGGTTTCGACCCCGAAGCGCGACGACAGTTCTGGGATCTCATCAGGCTGTTGTCCTGCGACGGCACGACCATCGTGCTGACCACCCACTACCTGGAAGAAGCCGCCGCACTGGCGGACCGGGTGGCGGTCGTGGCGGGCGGACGTCTGGCGGCGCTGGATTCCCCGGCGCACCTGACCGCGCACGTGGCTTCGGCCGCGACGGTGCGCTGGATCCAAGACGATGTGCTTCACGAGCAGCAGACCGACCGGCCCACGGAACTGATCCGGCGCCTCTCCGCCGGAGGCGGCGAACTGGCTCAGCTGACCGTCACGCGGCCCACCCTCGAAGACGCCTACCTGGGCCTGATCGAAGGGAATTGA
- a CDS encoding ABC transporter permease, which yields MTDLVQDATGARSVGRQAATELPSAVRIGFSRVLPELKMFYRRPEQVALTFSMPAVICLLLGSIFTSKVPGTQTPTGAVIAASMLAYGILSTSFTNLGISIAADRETGALRRLRGTPATATSYFIGKIMLVAIASLAEAALLLVLGVLVFDLRLPTSASAWFTLTWVAVLGIVSCSLLGILVSNVASNAVSAAVLTNGPAVGLQFLSGTYVPLMLIPTWMLVIGSLFPVKWMAQGFRSVFLPAQMVVFEPAGAWELGRIFVVLVAWSVAGLVACLLVFRWSDRG from the coding sequence GTGACCGACCTTGTACAGGATGCGACTGGTGCACGCAGCGTCGGACGGCAGGCGGCAACCGAACTCCCGTCGGCCGTGCGGATCGGCTTCTCGCGCGTCCTGCCCGAGCTGAAGATGTTCTACCGCCGCCCGGAACAGGTTGCGCTGACCTTCTCGATGCCGGCCGTGATATGCCTGCTGCTGGGATCGATCTTCACCTCCAAAGTGCCCGGCACCCAGACACCCACCGGAGCCGTGATCGCGGCGAGCATGCTTGCCTACGGAATCCTCTCGACGTCGTTCACCAACCTCGGCATCAGCATCGCGGCCGACCGGGAAACCGGAGCGCTGCGTCGACTGCGCGGCACTCCGGCGACAGCGACGTCGTACTTCATCGGAAAGATCATGCTGGTTGCCATCGCGAGCCTGGCCGAGGCTGCCCTGCTGTTGGTCTTGGGGGTACTGGTCTTCGACCTGCGCCTACCCACCAGTGCATCCGCATGGTTCACCTTGACGTGGGTGGCCGTCCTGGGAATCGTCAGCTGTTCGCTGCTGGGCATTCTGGTCAGCAACGTCGCCAGCAACGCGGTTTCGGCCGCCGTTCTCACCAACGGCCCCGCGGTCGGCCTGCAATTCCTCTCGGGCACCTATGTGCCACTGATGCTGATACCGACGTGGATGTTGGTCATCGGATCGCTCTTTCCCGTCAAGTGGATGGCTCAGGGATTTCGTTCGGTGTTCCTGCCGGCACAGATGGTGGTCTTCGAACCAGCCGGGGCCTGGGAGCTGGGGCGCATCTTTGTGGTCCTGGTGGCGTGGAGCGTGGCCGGTCTGGTGGCTTGCCTGCTGGTGTTCCGATGGTCGGATCGAGGTTGA
- a CDS encoding cation:proton antiporter, protein MPSLLMITYHFFLQVVVILATYRLLWPLFRRLAQVQVVAMMVAGFLLGPSVLGWLWPAGQRWLFPTKLTLGSETFTHPSLTVIYVVGQLGLVLYMFLVGASFKLDILTAHWRQAGVTSAAGIGVPLVLGGVLGAWMVSRGGYFTDNVASWQGGLFVAAAVAITAFPMLAWIVYDSGLLNTRLGTVSLSCAAFDDACSWVLLATVVATAKGSLFGAVLAIGGGLAYLLFMVYLGRPLLARLETWSPPRAAIERTGGLPIAHTSVVLLVVLAASCFTDFVGIYSVFGAFVAGAVMPRGPLLTQIREHFEPLTAYLLIPAFFIYSGLNTQLTLILDAPTLLMAAVVLLVSFGAKFGAVGLAARWQGMSRLEAASMGALANARGLMELILLNIGFEAGLISGKLYTILALMTIVTTLVATPLQRQFERRLRKAGSKFGVDGEEPLVAGGVEDAPAVAVPGR, encoded by the coding sequence ATGCCTTCCCTGTTGATGATCACCTATCACTTCTTCCTTCAGGTCGTGGTCATTCTGGCCACCTACCGCCTGCTGTGGCCGCTGTTCCGTCGGCTGGCTCAGGTGCAGGTGGTCGCGATGATGGTGGCGGGGTTCCTGCTGGGTCCCTCCGTTCTGGGATGGCTCTGGCCGGCCGGTCAGCGCTGGCTGTTCCCCACGAAGCTGACCCTGGGGTCGGAGACGTTCACCCACCCGAGCCTCACGGTCATCTACGTGGTCGGCCAGCTGGGCCTGGTGCTGTACATGTTCTTGGTCGGGGCATCGTTCAAGCTCGACATCCTGACCGCGCACTGGCGGCAAGCCGGCGTCACCTCGGCTGCGGGTATCGGCGTTCCCCTGGTGCTCGGCGGGGTCCTCGGAGCGTGGATGGTAAGTCGCGGAGGCTATTTCACCGACAACGTCGCATCATGGCAAGGCGGCCTGTTCGTTGCCGCCGCCGTCGCCATCACCGCCTTTCCGATGCTGGCGTGGATCGTCTACGACTCGGGACTGCTCAATACGCGGCTGGGAACGGTATCGCTGTCCTGCGCCGCTTTCGATGACGCGTGTTCGTGGGTGTTGCTGGCGACGGTGGTCGCCACAGCCAAGGGAAGCCTGTTCGGTGCGGTTCTTGCCATCGGCGGCGGGCTGGCGTACCTGCTGTTCATGGTCTATCTCGGCCGGCCGCTGCTGGCCCGATTGGAGACCTGGTCGCCGCCCCGCGCTGCGATCGAGCGAACGGGTGGACTGCCCATCGCCCACACCAGCGTTGTTCTGCTGGTCGTCCTGGCGGCGAGCTGCTTCACCGATTTCGTGGGAATCTATTCGGTGTTCGGCGCTTTCGTGGCCGGTGCCGTGATGCCGCGCGGTCCGTTGCTGACCCAGATCCGAGAGCACTTCGAGCCGTTGACGGCGTATCTGCTCATTCCGGCCTTCTTCATCTACTCCGGGCTGAACACGCAGCTCACCCTGATACTGGACGCGCCCACGCTGCTCATGGCGGCGGTCGTGCTGTTGGTGTCGTTCGGCGCGAAGTTCGGCGCGGTGGGTCTGGCAGCCCGGTGGCAGGGAATGAGCCGGCTCGAGGCCGCATCCATGGGGGCACTGGCCAATGCGCGCGGCCTGATGGAGCTCATTCTGCTCAACATCGGATTCGAAGCGGGTCTCATCTCCGGGAAGCTGTACACGATCCTGGCCCTGATGACCATTGTCACGACCCTGGTCGCGACACCCCTGCAGCGGCAGTTCGAGCGCCGCCTGCGGAAAGCGGGATCGAAGTTCGGCGTGGACGGGGAGGAGCCCCTTGTCGCGGGTGGCGTCGAGGACGCACCGGCCGTTGCCGTGCCCGGCCGGTGA
- a CDS encoding NAD(P)/FAD-dependent oxidoreductase yields MSPQRRRSVAVIGSGVAGLTAAYVLSRHCRVTLYEADTRLGGHAHTHFVTADDGSALGVDSAFLVYNDRTYPTLCRLFDELGVRGTETDMSMAVRNDATGLEYAGAQGAAGLFASPRTLRPRHLLMLAEIRRFHRAATAVLRQSTPDDLEPLGAFLARHGFSGYFVVNFITPLVAAVWSCPADDALSYPARYLFTFLQHHGMLSVFGSPTWRTVTGGSASYVNRIAARVDEICTDSIVWALRRVSDGVLLHAPGVGQRHFDAAVVAVHPDQALRLLHSPTAKERAVLGAMPYSANHALLHTDESVLPRHARARASWNYRITADRRGVLVTYDVSRLMRIKSRRRFLVTLGGADLVDPRSVLAEMTYQHPLFTPESVAAQRRLAELGDHRIVFAGAYHGWGFHEDGAASGVRAAWRLGVDWAPAATCDRACAC; encoded by the coding sequence ATATCACCGCAACGCAGGAGGTCCGTCGCTGTCATCGGCAGTGGAGTTGCCGGCTTAACGGCCGCCTATGTGTTGTCCCGGCACTGCCGCGTCACTCTCTATGAGGCCGACACCCGGCTCGGCGGCCATGCCCACACCCACTTCGTCACCGCTGACGACGGCAGCGCCCTTGGCGTCGACTCGGCCTTCTTGGTTTACAACGATCGGACCTACCCGACGCTGTGCCGGCTGTTCGACGAGCTCGGGGTGCGCGGCACCGAGACCGACATGTCGATGGCGGTGCGCAACGACGCGACAGGCCTGGAATACGCCGGAGCGCAGGGCGCCGCGGGCCTGTTCGCCTCACCGCGGACGCTGCGTCCCCGCCACCTGCTGATGCTGGCCGAGATCCGGCGCTTCCACCGTGCGGCCACCGCCGTACTGCGGCAGTCGACGCCGGATGATCTGGAGCCCCTCGGCGCATTCTTGGCACGGCACGGCTTTTCCGGCTACTTCGTCGTCAACTTCATCACGCCGCTGGTGGCCGCGGTGTGGTCCTGCCCGGCCGATGATGCGCTGAGCTACCCCGCCCGCTACCTGTTCACCTTCCTGCAGCACCACGGGATGCTCTCGGTGTTCGGATCCCCGACGTGGCGCACCGTGACCGGTGGCTCGGCGAGCTACGTGAACCGGATCGCTGCGCGGGTTGACGAGATCTGCACCGACAGTATCGTTTGGGCGCTGCGCCGGGTGTCGGACGGAGTGCTGCTGCACGCGCCCGGCGTGGGGCAGCGGCACTTCGACGCCGCGGTTGTCGCGGTGCACCCCGATCAGGCGTTGCGCCTGCTGCACAGCCCCACAGCCAAAGAGCGGGCCGTGCTCGGGGCCATGCCCTATTCGGCCAACCATGCCCTACTGCACACCGACGAATCCGTGCTGCCCCGGCATGCCAGAGCCCGGGCGTCGTGGAACTACCGGATAACCGCGGACCGCCGGGGTGTGCTGGTGACCTACGACGTCAGCCGGTTGATGCGCATCAAGTCCCGCCGGCGCTTCCTGGTCACGCTGGGTGGCGCAGATCTGGTCGATCCGCGATCGGTGCTTGCCGAGATGACCTACCAGCACCCGCTTTTCACCCCGGAGTCGGTCGCCGCCCAGCGCCGTCTGGCCGAACTCGGCGATCACCGCATCGTGTTCGCCGGTGCCTACCACGGCTGGGGCTTTCATGAAGACGGCGCGGCGTCGGGCGTCCGCGCTGCGTGGCGACTCGGGGTCGACTGGGCGCCGGCCGCGACGTGCGATCGGGCGTGCGCATGCTGA
- a CDS encoding DUF1365 domain-containing protein produces MLTPAIYRTAITHRRQVPVVHQFAYRGYSWFIDVDEPPRLPRWLSPFARFDAGDHLHGSTGDSLRQRVDRFLAEREAAVPAGRVYALLQARVGGYAFNPISVFWCHDRHGELRHVIAEVHNTYGQRHAYLLPPAEAPVRVAKQFYVSPFFTVAGHYLVRAPRPGRGVDISISLYQDDRPVFAATMRGVGHPATPARVARMQVLAPLAPLVVAARIRLQGIAIWLRGVPVVKR; encoded by the coding sequence ATGCTGACCCCGGCGATCTATCGGACCGCGATCACCCACCGCAGACAGGTGCCGGTGGTCCACCAATTCGCCTATCGCGGATACAGCTGGTTCATCGACGTCGATGAACCGCCCCGCCTGCCCCGGTGGTTGAGCCCGTTCGCCAGATTCGACGCCGGGGATCACCTGCACGGGTCCACTGGCGACTCGCTGCGGCAGCGCGTCGACCGATTCCTGGCCGAACGCGAAGCCGCCGTCCCCGCCGGACGCGTCTACGCACTGCTGCAGGCACGGGTCGGCGGTTATGCGTTCAATCCGATCAGCGTGTTCTGGTGCCACGACCGGCACGGAGAGCTGCGGCACGTGATCGCCGAGGTGCACAACACCTACGGGCAACGTCACGCCTATCTTCTGCCCCCCGCCGAGGCGCCGGTGCGGGTCGCCAAACAGTTCTATGTGTCGCCGTTCTTCACGGTCGCGGGTCACTATCTGGTGCGGGCTCCCCGCCCCGGGCGTGGCGTGGACATCAGTATCTCGCTGTACCAGGACGACAGGCCGGTGTTCGCCGCGACGATGCGCGGCGTCGGGCACCCGGCCACCCCCGCTCGCGTCGCCCGCATGCAAGTCCTGGCGCCGCTGGCGCCGCTGGTGGTCGCGGCACGCATCCGTCTACAGGGCATCGCAATCTGGTTGCGCGGAGTTCCGGTGGTGAAACGATGA
- a CDS encoding class I SAM-dependent methyltransferase, whose translation MTAPTGLVPTVDVDPGRWPQLVHSPSGPVAAASAVVVHALLRRAARRLPVRLQYPGGKSFGAADPRTPALVIAQPDRMARRIGRSGLIGFGEAYMAGEWHSPDLVALLSVLAGAMDELVPASLQRLRPLVVASGPRSANTPDRARHNASAHYDLSNELFAVFLDETMTYSSALFDRIPSSQAVLTGAQRNKIDRLLDAAAVGPGSRVLEIGTGWGELCLRAAGRGAHVRSITLSRKQQELARQRAAVAGVSDRVEIELCDYREVAGSYDAVLSVEMVEAVGYRAWPEYFRALDRLTAPGGRVAIQAITMPHARMMASRHTLTWIQKYIFPGGLLPSTQAISGVTGYHTGLRTVDMRALGPHYAETLRLWRERFNHSDSAVAALGFDEVFRRMWDFYLAYSEAGFRSGYLDVYQWTFAKPGEPPPVRG comes from the coding sequence ATGACTGCCCCAACGGGTTTGGTGCCAACCGTTGACGTGGACCCGGGCCGGTGGCCGCAGCTTGTGCACAGTCCGTCGGGGCCCGTGGCGGCCGCATCCGCGGTGGTGGTGCACGCCCTGCTGCGGCGCGCGGCGCGACGCCTGCCGGTGCGCCTGCAATACCCCGGGGGCAAGAGCTTCGGTGCCGCCGACCCCCGAACCCCGGCCCTGGTGATCGCCCAGCCGGACCGCATGGCGCGGCGCATCGGACGATCCGGGCTGATCGGATTCGGCGAGGCGTATATGGCCGGCGAGTGGCACTCCCCGGACCTCGTCGCGCTGCTCAGCGTCCTGGCCGGCGCGATGGATGAGCTGGTCCCGGCTTCGCTGCAGCGCCTGCGGCCGCTGGTGGTGGCCTCAGGACCGCGGTCGGCGAACACACCCGACCGTGCCCGCCACAACGCCTCGGCTCACTACGACCTGTCCAACGAACTGTTCGCGGTGTTTCTCGACGAGACGATGACCTACTCCAGTGCGCTGTTCGACCGGATTCCCAGTTCCCAGGCGGTACTCACCGGCGCCCAGCGCAACAAGATCGACCGGCTGCTGGACGCGGCCGCCGTCGGGCCCGGCAGCAGGGTTCTGGAGATCGGCACCGGCTGGGGCGAGTTGTGTCTGCGCGCGGCGGGCCGCGGGGCGCACGTTCGCTCCATCACGCTGTCCCGTAAACAACAGGAGCTGGCCAGGCAGCGGGCAGCCGTCGCCGGCGTCTCCGACCGGGTCGAGATCGAGTTGTGCGACTACCGCGAGGTCGCGGGCAGCTACGACGCGGTGCTGTCGGTGGAGATGGTCGAGGCCGTCGGCTACCGGGCCTGGCCGGAGTACTTCCGCGCCCTGGACCGTTTGACCGCCCCGGGCGGCCGGGTGGCGATACAGGCGATCACCATGCCGCACGCCCGGATGATGGCCAGCCGGCACACGCTGACCTGGATTCAGAAGTACATCTTCCCGGGAGGTCTGCTGCCGTCCACGCAGGCGATCTCCGGCGTCACCGGCTATCACACCGGACTGCGCACCGTCGACATGCGCGCATTGGGCCCCCACTACGCCGAAACGCTGCGGCTGTGGCGGGAACGCTTCAACCACAGCGACTCCGCCGTGGCCGCGCTCGGCTTCGACGAGGTGTTTCGCCGGATGTGGGATTTCTACCTGGCCTACTCGGAGGCGGGCTTCCGGTCGGGCTATCTGGATGTCTACCAATGGACGTTCGCCAAACCCGGCGAACCTCCCCCGGTGAGGGGGTAG
- the sigK gene encoding ECF RNA polymerase sigma factor SigK — protein sequence MNQPTAGASELDAVLHRVAGGSLADFAMLYDRTAARVYGLVLRVLRDTGYSEETTQEVYLEVWRNAGKYDPTKGSALAWLLAMAHRRAVDRVRAERAAGQRESRYGAASADPPGDVVVDAVIVSDEQRRVVDCLGGLPEKQRQCVELAYYGGLTYGEVSQRLAVNPSTIKTRMQEALRRLRECLGMP from the coding sequence ATGAACCAGCCCACCGCGGGTGCCTCCGAACTGGATGCGGTACTTCACCGGGTAGCAGGGGGAAGTCTCGCCGACTTCGCGATGCTCTACGACCGGACCGCCGCGCGTGTGTACGGATTGGTTCTTCGGGTCCTGCGCGATACCGGCTACAGCGAGGAAACCACCCAAGAGGTGTATCTCGAGGTGTGGCGCAACGCCGGCAAATATGACCCCACCAAGGGATCGGCCCTGGCATGGCTGCTCGCGATGGCGCACCGCCGCGCGGTGGACCGGGTCCGCGCCGAACGCGCGGCGGGGCAGCGGGAGTCGCGTTACGGGGCGGCCAGCGCAGATCCGCCCGGAGATGTGGTGGTGGACGCGGTGATCGTCAGCGACGAGCAGCGCCGCGTGGTCGACTGCCTCGGCGGGCTGCCCGAAAAGCAGCGGCAATGCGTCGAGTTGGCATACTACGGCGGATTGACCTACGGCGAGGTCTCACAGCGTCTGGCGGTCAACCCCTCCACGATCAAGACACGGATGCAAGAAGCTTTGCGCCGCTTACGTGAATGCCTGGGTATGCCATGA
- a CDS encoding anti-sigma factor, translated as MTEPHLPDLLAMATPYALDAVSDAERAEFDRQMAAAPKAIAQAFDEAVTAVHEAMALVSEATAVQPPPGLREAVMGRAVNLSASRWRWRTAVLAAAAAIVGGLAAVSVGIALRPDTQPSVPEQVLAAPDVASVSSPLATGTATVLFSRDRSAGVLVMNNVPPPEPGTVYQMWLLSPSGPTLAGTMDAAAVSPSTTAVIPELGDSTALGFTVEPDPGSRQPTGQMLVEIPLR; from the coding sequence ATGACCGAGCCGCACCTCCCCGACCTGTTGGCGATGGCTACGCCGTATGCGCTCGACGCCGTCTCCGACGCCGAGCGCGCAGAATTCGATCGCCAGATGGCCGCGGCGCCGAAAGCGATCGCGCAGGCCTTCGACGAAGCGGTGACGGCGGTGCACGAAGCGATGGCCCTGGTCTCCGAGGCCACCGCCGTGCAACCTCCGCCGGGGCTGCGCGAAGCCGTCATGGGCCGCGCCGTGAACCTCTCGGCCAGCCGTTGGCGATGGCGCACCGCGGTCCTGGCCGCCGCGGCGGCGATCGTGGGGGGCCTGGCGGCCGTCAGCGTCGGGATCGCACTGCGACCCGATACGCAACCCTCGGTCCCGGAACAGGTTCTCGCGGCCCCCGACGTGGCGAGCGTGTCGAGTCCGCTGGCCACCGGCACCGCCACGGTGCTGTTCTCCCGAGACCGCAGCGCCGGGGTCCTGGTGATGAACAATGTGCCGCCGCCGGAACCGGGCACGGTCTACCAGATGTGGCTGCTCAGTCCCAGCGGCCCGACGCTGGCCGGCACGATGGACGCCGCAGCTGTTTCGCCGTCGACCACAGCGGTGATTCCCGAGCTCGGGGATTCGACCGCGCTCGGATTCACCGTTGAGCCCGATCCGGGATCGCGCCAACCCACCGGGCAGATGCTTGTGGAAATTCCATTGCGTTAA
- a CDS encoding SDR family NAD(P)-dependent oxidoreductase — translation MDLGSRGYRLLDSVLDRSVVLGYTRLGYGIRRRAWPRDPAPDALAGKVAMVTGANSGIGKAIAAGLAALGATVLMVGRDPERTERARAELAAENPAADLRVEVCDVADLAAVRQFAAGLAARLPRLDVLVHNAGVLPDERAETADGHEITLATHVLGPILLTELLVPAMAASDDARVILMSSGGMYTQALAADDPEYRSGNYSGVTAYARTKRMQVALTPVLAERWKARGIAVYCMHPGWSDTPGVVTSLPTFQKLTKPLLRTPQQGADTAIWLAATTPAPPTGGFWHDRRQRPEHFLPFTRESREDRDRLWAYCAHAAGLPDS, via the coding sequence ATGGATCTGGGGTCGCGGGGGTACCGGCTACTCGATTCCGTTCTGGACCGCTCTGTGGTGCTCGGCTATACCCGGCTCGGGTACGGGATCCGCCGGCGCGCGTGGCCGCGCGATCCGGCACCGGACGCGCTGGCCGGCAAGGTCGCCATGGTGACCGGTGCCAACAGCGGTATCGGCAAGGCGATTGCGGCGGGGCTGGCGGCGCTGGGCGCCACGGTGCTGATGGTGGGCCGAGACCCCGAGCGCACCGAGCGCGCCCGGGCCGAGCTGGCTGCCGAAAACCCCGCGGCGGACCTGCGCGTGGAGGTCTGCGACGTCGCCGATCTGGCCGCGGTGCGCCAGTTCGCCGCCGGCCTCGCCGCTCGGCTACCGCGGCTCGATGTGCTCGTCCACAATGCCGGGGTGCTGCCCGACGAGCGAGCCGAGACTGCCGACGGGCACGAGATAACCTTGGCAACCCACGTCCTCGGTCCGATACTGCTGACCGAACTGCTGGTCCCGGCTATGGCCGCGTCCGACGACGCCCGGGTGATCCTGATGTCCTCCGGCGGCATGTACACCCAGGCGCTGGCCGCCGACGACCCGGAGTACCGCAGCGGGAACTACAGCGGCGTGACCGCCTACGCGCGAACCAAACGGATGCAGGTGGCGCTCACCCCGGTGCTTGCCGAACGCTGGAAAGCCCGCGGCATCGCCGTGTACTGCATGCACCCGGGTTGGTCGGACACACCCGGGGTGGTCACGTCGCTGCCGACTTTCCAGAAACTGACCAAACCGTTGCTGCGCACCCCGCAGCAAGGAGCCGATACCGCCATCTGGCTGGCCGCAACGACGCCCGCCCCACCGACGGGTGGCTTCTGGCACGACCGGCGACAGCGCCCCGAGCACTTCCTGCCGTTCACCCGGGAAAGCCGCGAGGACCGTGATCGGCTCTGGGCTTACTGTGCGCACGCCGCCGGACTGCCCGACAGCTGA
- the fadD5 gene encoding fatty-acid--CoA ligase FadD5, translated as MSLQPLRSRRNHWMNHVAIHAEMRPDAVAFRCRGVDTTWQQLHDRSERLASALFRRGISFGDRVLIVMLNHTEYVEATLAINALGAIAVPVNFRLTDPEISYIVSDSGAKGVITDDVLAPLIESVRKNTPGLDVAVVLGDDYESLIAETGVPHPGADVPEDTPALIMYTSGTTGNPKGAILSHSNLAAQSLTCVRALQTSPDTVYFCAAPMFHIAGLGSIAPNLMVGTKTVIHPLGAFNSTDTLDAWERERATSVFLVPAQWQMICADPTVRQRDLALEVISWGAAPASDTVLRAMAESFPNALNVAVFGQTEMSPITCVLDGADAIRKLGSVGKVIPTIAARVVDDDMNDVAPGEIGEIVYRGPTMMQGYWNKPEATAEAFAGGWFHSGDLVRVDDEGFVYVVDRKKDMIISGGENIYCAEVENVLFEHPLVREAAVIGRAHEKWGEVPVAIVALVSGEAALTLTDLEPFLNERLARYKHPKELVLLDELPRNASGKVVKPQLRKQFD; from the coding sequence ATGAGCTTGCAGCCACTGCGGTCGCGCCGCAACCACTGGATGAACCATGTGGCGATCCACGCCGAGATGCGGCCCGATGCCGTCGCCTTCCGCTGTCGGGGCGTCGACACGACCTGGCAGCAGCTGCACGACCGCTCGGAACGCCTGGCGAGCGCGCTGTTCCGGCGCGGGATCTCCTTCGGCGACCGTGTTCTGATCGTGATGCTCAATCACACCGAATACGTCGAGGCGACCTTGGCGATCAACGCCCTGGGCGCCATCGCCGTACCGGTCAATTTCCGCCTCACCGACCCGGAGATCAGCTATATCGTCTCCGACAGCGGCGCCAAGGGCGTCATCACCGACGACGTGCTCGCGCCGCTGATCGAGTCGGTCCGCAAGAACACTCCCGGACTCGATGTCGCCGTGGTGCTCGGTGACGACTACGAATCGCTGATCGCCGAGACCGGTGTGCCGCATCCCGGCGCCGATGTCCCCGAAGACACCCCGGCGCTGATCATGTACACCTCGGGAACCACGGGAAATCCCAAGGGCGCCATCCTGTCGCACTCCAACCTTGCCGCCCAGTCGTTGACGTGTGTCCGGGCATTGCAGACCAGCCCGGACACGGTGTATTTCTGCGCGGCACCGATGTTCCACATCGCCGGCCTGGGCAGCATCGCACCCAACCTGATGGTCGGGACCAAGACCGTGATCCACCCGCTCGGTGCGTTCAACTCCACGGACACTCTCGACGCATGGGAGCGGGAACGGGCCACCTCGGTGTTCCTGGTGCCGGCCCAGTGGCAGATGATCTGCGCCGATCCGACTGTGCGGCAACGTGACCTGGCCCTGGAGGTGATCAGCTGGGGGGCCGCGCCGGCGTCGGACACCGTACTGCGGGCCATGGCGGAGAGCTTCCCGAACGCGCTCAACGTCGCGGTGTTCGGACAGACCGAGATGTCGCCCATCACCTGTGTCCTCGACGGCGCTGACGCGATCCGCAAGCTCGGTTCGGTGGGCAAGGTGATCCCGACCATCGCGGCCCGCGTCGTCGACGACGACATGAACGATGTGGCGCCGGGTGAGATCGGCGAGATCGTCTATCGCGGGCCCACCATGATGCAGGGCTACTGGAACAAACCCGAGGCGACCGCCGAAGCGTTCGCCGGTGGCTGGTTCCACTCCGGCGATCTGGTCCGTGTCGATGACGAAGGCTTCGTCTATGTCGTCGACCGCAAGAAGGACATGATCATCTCCGGCGGCGAGAACATCTACTGCGCCGAGGTGGAGAACGTGCTGTTCGAGCACCCGCTGGTCCGGGAGGCAGCCGTGATCGGCCGGGCCCACGAGAAGTGGGGCGAGGTTCCGGTGGCGATCGTGGCCCTGGTCTCCGGCGAGGCCGCACTGACGTTGACCGACCTCGAGCCGTTCCTCAACGAACGGCTGGCCCGCTACAAGCACCCCAAAGAGCTGGTGTTGCTCGATGAGCTGCCGCGCAATGCCAGCGGCAAGGTGGTCAAGCCGCAGCTGCGCAAGCAATTCGACTGA